One window of the Rhipicephalus microplus isolate Deutch F79 chromosome 2, USDA_Rmic, whole genome shotgun sequence genome contains the following:
- the LOC142794781 gene encoding uncharacterized protein LOC142794781 has product MASLQLPDYDETKDKWKPYLVRAEAYFEANSVTDPAKKRALLVSALSSKTVEVLAGRVAPRAPNELTYKEVVQSLNEYYDPKKHEITESYKFFNRSQLPGESVSAFLVAIRRIADNCNFGTSLDRMLRDRIVCGVRSVALRKQMLAKKDLTLEEAEALALSVEAAENGAESMTSEATPLLKLRASEANTVKTSPTRHAAQHCDRCGSSKHDGNSCRWIRARCYRCGRHGHLAKMCRTTASKSRVATHAVEGRALTLEEAVTEDDDKDETHIWTLLSARKSRLEPPIRRSFSWNGVQLTMEVDTGSPVCVISKNVFDKHREQWPALKPSQVKLSCYVGPLPVMGELQLCVQYRAVSVYCRLIVLNCSGPNLCGRDLISLLHRAGVPVLQPSAQDLLHSTPEPAGAVHNIVDDYHDVFSKDLGLIKGPPATLQLKEGAVPKFCRQFTLVTDHQPLLSLLQSDRPTPPLAAARIQRWALYLGGYRYKLQYTPGKQLLNADALSRLPLRSTEADDVGEPPEYVLALDNFDDGVITTRELQQLSATDPAVTAVKNCILHGWPKSAKQLEETMRPFFDRKLELSVAHGLVYWGHRVVIPEKARDRLLKLLHETHQGSSGMKAVARSKFWWPRLDRDIEALSAGCTNCAQNMPMPAAAPPVNWPKTNEKWSRLHVDFAGPIAGKMILVAVDAHTKWIEAVPVKHATTTSTITCLRAMFSRFGVPRTIVSDNGTQFSSQDFATFVAKNNIMHLKTAPFHPQSNGAAERAVRTIKDGLRKMREGNLEDNLVRLLFNYRRTPQKTGKSPSELLLGFQGSMFVLV; this is encoded by the exons ATGGCCTCCCTGCAGTTGCCGGATTACGACGAAACGAAAGATAAGTGGAAGCCTTACCTCGTCAGAGCAGAAGCGTATTTCGAGGCGAACAGTGTAACGGACCCGGCTAAGAAGCGAGCACTACTAGTTTCGGCGTTGTCTAGTAAGACGGTCGAGGTGCTAGCCGGCAGAGTAGCCCCGCGTGCACCAAATGAACTGACATACAAGGAAGTCGTTCAGAGCTTGAATGAGTATTATGACCCTAAGAAGCACGAGATAACGGAAAGCTACAAGTTCTTCAATCGCTCACAACTTCCAGGCGAAAGCGTTAGCGCATTTCTCGTTGCTATTCGCCGAATAGCAGACAACTGCAATTTCGGCACGTCTCTTGACCGCATGCTTCGGGATCGCATTGTCTGCGGCGTACGCTCCGTGGCACTGAGGAAACAGATGTTGGCAAAAAAGGATTTAACGCTAGAAGAAGCCGAAGCATTGGCACTGTCTGTCGAAGCAGCTGAAAATGGTGCCGAAAGCATGACCTCAGAAGCTACGCCCTTGCTTAAGCTACGCGCGTCCGAGGCCAACACTGTTAAAACATCTCCGACTCGGCACGCGGCACAGCATTGTGATAGATGCGGAAGCAGCAAACACGACGGCAACAGCTGTCGTTGGATTAGAGCAAGGTGTTATCGCTGCGGACGTCATGGGCATCTCGCAAAGATGTGCCGCACAACCGCCAGTAAGAGCCGCGTCGCAACGCATGCAGTGGAGGGAAGAGCTTTGACTCTCGAAGAAGCCGTAACTGAAGACGACGATAAGGACGAGACACATATATGGACCTTACTTTCTGCACGAAAAAGCCGCCTCGAGCCGCCGATAAGGCGCAGTTTTTCATGGAATGGCGTACAACTTACAATGGAAGTAGATACTGGCTCGCCTGTCTGCGTAATTTCCAAAAACGTGTTTGACAAGCATCGCGAACAGTGGCCAGCGCTTAAACCTTCTCAGGTGAAGTTGTCATGCTACGTTGGACCACTCCCAGTGATGGGGGAATTGCAACTTTGTGTGCAATACAGGGCCGTCTCAGTTTACTGCCGTCTTATTGTACTGAACTGCTCGGGACCTAACCTGTGTGGCCGGGATCTGATTTCCTTGCTCCACAGAGCGGGGGTTCCAGTTTTGCAGCCGTCGGCACAAGACTTGCTACACTCAACGCCAGAACCCGCTGGGGCAGTTCACAACATTGTCGACGACTACCACGACGTCTTCTCCAAGGATCTTGGCCTGATCAAGGGGCCTCCAGCCACATTGCAGCTGAAAGAGGGAGCGGTGCCGAAATTCT GTCGCCAATTCACTCTCGTGACGGACCACCAGCCCCTCTTGAGCTTGTTGCAATCCGACCGCCCGACGCCACCCCTGGCTGCAGCACGTATCCAGCGCTGGGCACTGTACTTGGGTGGCTACCGCTACAAGCTGCAATACACGCCGGGAAAACAGTTGCTCAACGCGGACGCCCTGAGCAGGCTGCCACTGCGGTCTACGGAGGCTGATGACGTGGGTGAGCCACCGGAATATGTCCTCGCTCTGGATAattttgacgatggcgttatcacaACACGGGAGCTACAGCAGCTATCGGCCACAGACCCCGCAGTAACGGCGGTAAAGAATTGTATATTACATGGCTGGCCCAAAAGTGCAAAACAGCTGGAGGAAACGATGCGGCCGTTTTTCGACCGCAAACTAGAACTGTCCGTAGCCCATGGCCTAGTGTATTGGGGGCATCGCGTAGTGATACCGGAAAAAGCGCGGGACCGTCTTTTGAAACTGTTGCACGAGACCCACCAAGGCTCGTCAGGAATGAAAGCAGTGGCAAggtcaaaattttggtggccCCGACTAGACCGCGATATTGAAGCGCTTTCAGCCGGCTGCACGAACTGTGCCCAAAACATGCCAATGCCGGCAGCGGCACCACCAGTAAACTGGCCGAAAACCAATGAAAAATGGTCGCGGCTACATGTCGATTTTGCCGGACCCATAGCAGGCAAGATGATTCTAGTTGCAGTAGATGCCCATACCAAGTGGATAGAAGCCGTGCCAGtaaagcatgccaccacaacaagcACAATCACCTGTCTGCGCGCCATGTTCAGTCGATTCGGCGTCCCGCGAACCATTGTTTCGGATAATGGGACACAGTTTTCTAGCCAGGATTTTGCTACGTTCGTGGCAAAGAACAACATAATGCATCTGAAAACGGCGCCCTTTCATCCACAGTCTAATGGAGCGGCAGAACGAGCAGTGCGTACAATAAAGGATGGACTTCGGAAGATGAGGGAGGGTAATTTGGAGGACAACCTTGTGCGGCTCCTGTTCAACTACAGGAGAACACCACAGAAGACGGGAAAATCTCCGTCAGAATTGCTGCTAGGGTTCCAGGGTTCTATGTTCGTGCTGGTATAA